In Rhizobium sp. BT04, the following proteins share a genomic window:
- a CDS encoding formimidoylglutamate deiminase, producing MTTLHADTALTPQGWQKDVRLTLEAGRIARIETGVSAAPGDERHALLVPAMGNLHSHAFQRAMAGLAEVRGPANDSFWSWRTVMYKFALAMTPDHIEAVAAKLYAEMLEAGFSRVGEFHYLHHDRDGGAYANIAELAERIGAASAETGIGLTLLPVFYAHSGFGGAAPIDGQRRFINSLESFERLMERCRAVTGRLDGAELGLAPHSLRAATPEELARLVPMAGGGPIHIHVAEQVKEVEDCVAWSGARPVEWLLDHAPVDRRWCLIHATHMTEDETRRMAKSGAIAGLCPITEANLGDGAFAAPLFLEEGGRYGIGSDSNVLISVPEELRQLEYSQRLALRARNVVAATGGSTALSLFTQALAGGGAALNAPAGLVEGYHADLVSLDTSAVPYLSGDQILDHWLFAGGISVDCVWARGRKQVAGGRHVGRDAIDRRFLAAMGELLAA from the coding sequence GGGCGATGAGCGCCATGCTCTCCTCGTTCCCGCCATGGGCAACCTGCACAGTCATGCCTTCCAGCGGGCGATGGCCGGTCTTGCCGAAGTGCGCGGCCCTGCCAATGACAGCTTCTGGAGCTGGCGCACGGTCATGTACAAATTCGCCCTGGCGATGACGCCGGATCATATCGAGGCGGTCGCCGCCAAGCTCTATGCGGAGATGCTGGAGGCCGGTTTTTCCCGCGTCGGCGAGTTCCACTATCTCCATCATGACAGGGATGGCGGCGCCTATGCCAATATCGCCGAGCTTGCCGAACGCATCGGTGCTGCGAGCGCAGAGACCGGCATCGGCCTGACCTTGCTGCCGGTCTTCTATGCCCATTCCGGCTTCGGCGGTGCTGCGCCGATCGACGGCCAGCGGCGCTTCATCAATTCGCTCGAAAGCTTCGAAAGGCTGATGGAGCGATGCCGGGCAGTGACCGGCCGGCTCGACGGCGCCGAACTCGGGCTGGCGCCGCACAGCCTGCGCGCCGCCACGCCCGAGGAACTGGCAAGACTCGTGCCGATGGCGGGCGGCGGCCCGATCCACATCCATGTCGCCGAACAGGTGAAGGAGGTCGAGGATTGCGTCGCCTGGTCCGGCGCGCGGCCGGTGGAATGGCTGCTCGATCACGCGCCTGTGGATCGGCGCTGGTGCCTGATCCATGCGACCCACATGACCGAGGACGAAACGCGGCGGATGGCAAAGAGCGGCGCAATTGCCGGCCTCTGCCCGATCACCGAAGCCAATCTCGGCGACGGCGCCTTTGCCGCACCGCTCTTCCTCGAAGAAGGCGGGCGTTACGGCATCGGTTCGGATTCCAACGTGTTGATCTCGGTTCCCGAGGAATTGCGCCAGCTCGAATATTCGCAGCGCCTGGCGCTGCGCGCCCGCAATGTCGTCGCAGCCACCGGCGGCTCGACGGCGCTTTCGCTGTTCACCCAAGCGCTTGCCGGCGGCGGTGCCGCGCTGAACGCGCCGGCCGGGCTCGTCGAGGGCTATCACGCCGATCTCGTTTCGCTCGATACCTCAGCCGTTCCCTATCTCTCGGGCGACCAGATCCTCGATCATTGGCTGTTTGCAGGCGGTATTTCCGTCGATTGCGTTTGGGCGCGCGGCCGCAAGCAAGTGGCCGGCGGCCGCCATGTCGGGCGCGATGCCATCGACCGGCGTTTCCTCGCCGCGATGGGCGAATTGCTGGCGGCCTGA